From the genome of Salarias fasciatus chromosome 22, fSalaFa1.1, whole genome shotgun sequence:
TTATTAAACTGAGTAAAAagtcaaaaaccagcagaaaaccCGTTTTCAGACGAGTCGTTGTACTTTAATTACTATTTAATAACTATAATTAACAGTGTTTTCTGAGTACTTGTACTTCTATGAGTAACAGATCATTCCGCTCATATGTGAGaacattttgcagtgttaaATCTACTCCTCTGTTCTGAGTCATGATCACTGCGGAGTCCATCCACAGTGAAGCTTTCTTTGACCAGTTATTTCAGAGTAACTAAAATTATCATTCTTtttacttctatttttttttttcaaagtacgTTATAAATCTACAGGAGTATTTTAAACCGGCAGCATTCTTATTCGGGAATAATAATATGTAGCAGCACTCGGATATGAAGCCTGAAAACTCACTTTAAGACAACAAAACTTCAGTATTTTTAGCCATTCTTCTATTTGTAGTTGTTGCACTTGAATGCCGTTTTTCAGGACTTTTTTATGTGGATGTActgtctgtacacacacacagttctgtgGCCATCGGCAGGTTTGATCATTCACACTGCTGTTAATCCCTGAATatgtgaagacacacacacacacacacacacacacacacacacacacacacacacacacaaaatgatgaCACCTTCCTTTATTGCAAAGCTTGAATtgtaaaaaacatttgaattatCACCCCAGGAACTTATGAGATTTGCCACATGCAGTTTTCACATGTCCAGTATCACGATTACAAACCTTTGACTTCACTCTTTAACTCCTGTGTACTcgtttgtcatgtaaacacaaagaaaagcagcttCAGTGACTTCTTTGTGCTAAAAATGGATCCgaaacatttcagagaacaTGGTCATGTCCAGCTTGGGAGACagcagacagagtgtgtgtgtgtgtgtgtgtgtgtgtgtgtgtgtgtgtgtgtgtgtgtgtgtgtgtgtgtgtgtgtgtgtgtgtgtgtgtgtgtgtgtgtgtgtgtgtgtgtgtgtgtgtgtgtgaacacactgaaTAATAATTGATTTCAAGCAGTGACTCCTTCTCTTTTGTTTACAGAATCAGAAATCTGCATCTGTCCTCATGAAATCTGATGTTTTCAACACTTTTTGGAACAATGATTTCTTGTCATGAGTGAAGGAATTAAACTCAGACAATAATGAGCTTGTTGACGGTTTTTTCACTTCCTGAGAGGAACTTGTCGTTGGCTACTTGCTGGCTTTACATTTGACATGAAAACCCTTCAAACATCAGAGCATCAGCTCATGCTAGCTGGTTAGGTAGCATGCTAGCTTCAGTACAATTATGAAACATCGACAGAGTCATGTCTTGTTTAATATATTTCTATCAATTCagacattaaaataaattgaatacAGATGTTCGAGTCGTAGAAAAGGtcaaagtgaaagagaaagtggAGTTACTGAGGGCATGGAGCTTTGAGTGGCAGACAGGAGAGTGTGAACCTGAGACGGACAGCAGGTGAACAGCAGGTGAACAGCAGCCTGACCAGCGTTCAGAGTTCTGAGGCCGGTGTGACGGACGCTCGGCGCCGTTCAGACGTCACCCGTGGCTCTCCTTTGTCACCTCGGCCCCCGCCTGGCTCTTCTCGGACAGAGTCGTGGGTGCCGGGATGTTTGTGGTCTTGAATCGATGCCGATGCCTTCTGCTCCGTGCCAACTGACTCTGCCGTCCGCAGACTCTTCCCAGAATGCCCCTGGACATGGCTGGCGACAGCAGGAGCATGACCACCGGCTCCAGGAAGACATTGCAGCAACTGGTCAGCATGGCGACGTTCCTCCACTCCACGTTGGCCTTTTGCACGAAGCCCACGACGTGCGAGGCATTGTAGGGAGCGTAGCACACCACAAACACCGCCAGCGTGGACAAGGCCACCGCCAGGACCCTCCGCTTGCCCGCCAGCGGCAGGTTGGAGCGCCACACCAGGGTGACGCAGCGCAGCGTGCAAAACGACGTGATGGCCAGAGGCAAGAAAAACAAGTTGATGGCCATCTCCAGCCGCAGGGGCAGGAGCACCTCCAGCTGGGACGCGTTGAAGTGCTCGAAGCACGACGAGCCGTCGTCCTGGACGTAGACGAAGTGGGCGTCGCCTTCGGCCACCAGGCCAAAGCCGAGGtgcaccagcaccaccacccaGAGGGCGGCGCTGACGAGGCAGGACAGGCTGGCCCGGCGGTATCTCTTGTAGATGATGGGGAACGCGATGCTGAGGTACCGGCCGACCGTGACGGCGGTGATGAACAGGCAGCTGCCGTACAGCGAGGCGTACAGGAAGAAGCTGAAGACGGGGCACATGGCCGCCGGCAGCCTCCAGTCCTTCAGCACCGTCTCCAGCGCCTTGACGGGCAGCCAGGCCACCAGCGCCAGGTTAGCCAGGCACAGGTTGAGGGCGTAGACCACGTTGGGCGTGCCGCCGTGCTTCCGGGCCTTGCGCACGTACACAAAAAGGACGAGCGCGTTGGCGGGGAGGCCCAACAGGAAGGTGAAGCAGTAGACGGCGAGAGCAACGCAGTCCAGAACCGTCACCGGCATCTCTCCGGTCCGCGGACGGGGCCTCTGGTTTACGTCTGACGGAACGGCCTCAGATGATACGAGCCACCGGGCGGCGTACCGCTCATCTCGCCATCGCTGTCCAAACAGGCCATTTTTCAAACAATCAGTTCGACATCAGTTggagctgctttctctcttcGTGGTGTTTCACTCTGAGGCTCCGAAGCAACGACGCCCAGAGAGGAGACGGCAGGGAAAAACCAGAGGGCGGGGTCCAGGCCGAGGCTGATGCATGGGGGCACGTCGTGGGCGAGGTGCTCATGGCGTCATGACACAGGGCAGATAAGCAGATGCGTCCACTCATGCAGAAtcaggggtgggggggcattTACCAGGCACCAGGCTGCCTTAATTGCCCTCTCAGTGGAGGGCAACAGACAGGTAGCATCTGGGCCCTTAAGTGAAATGATTCAGAATAATCCAAGCGGCCAGGAAGGCACATAAACCCGCGGCTGTCCAAATGAACTGGAGCACCGGGCAGTAAAGTCATAAATGTGCTGAAGAAGATGGTCGATGGAGACCAGGGGTGGGTATGAACTCATTCCTAACAGTTTTATGATGGAGAATGAGTTccctattgtgtgtgtgtgtgtgtgtgtgtgtgtgtatatgtgcgtGTAGGTGGGTGTGTCAGGCAGGAAGAAAATAACAGGGTAGAGGATGGATACTGCAAAGTGTTTTTCCAGGAAAGGTTCCACAGCAGGGGGGAGTTTCAAAGTGTCGGAGGATGAGCGCCGCTTTGACTCACAGCCAGCAGAAGTTTGTAAATGTGGCACTTCGCTTCCACAGTGAGAAATACAACAGTGAACCAGAGCCGTGCTGATACTGGAGAGAGGACTCGTTAAAGATCCCCGATACAACCCGGAACGTCAGCAACAGGACAAACTGTAAATTATGATCTGCCAAGTTATCAGCACATAACTCCACCCCATcttacatgctacatgctacatgcatGATTAAAATCTGACTGAAACACTCATTAATAGCGAGCTTGGTCCATCAGTCTACAGTACACGTAGTGCAGTGTGAAGACAGACGCCACGCACTGCACTGTGAGCACCGCAGACGCAGTCTGGAactctggaaaaaagaaagttcaAGGTTTGCTTGTTTTAATTTGACAAATCTGAACACCAGTAGCTgagaaagtgaaactttttcACCGTCCagcgcgctctctctctctctctctctcgctctctctctctctctctctctctctctctctctctctctctctctctctctctctctctctctctctctctctctctctctctctctctctctctctctctcagctgccTGTCTTCAGTCTCCAGTGTTGTTTGAACTTGTCTGGTTTCAGGCTCGGTGATTCCCCCGCTcctgtctgattgctgctcccTGTCCTGATGTGTGATTGTCATCACCTGGTAGCTGTGGTtcgtgtttctgttgtttgccTTGTTGCCAGTTTGTCTGAGTTGCCTACATTCGTGTTCTGGTTGTCTCTGTGTTCTGGTGAATCTgacattttccagtgaaaatgcagaacTTCCGTagcgttttgggtgtctgtttccacAACAATGGTGCCTGAAGTCGATGAACCTTTTCAAAATGCACCTTCTCCATGAAAACAGGCAACATTAAAGCTTTTCTGCAGAATGGACATCATTGTCAAAACTTATAAACGTGGagcttttctaaaacaaaaatgctaaatttctgttttctcttgaattGTTATATAAGTTTGTCAACCCGAAAATTTAACGAATCCCATTACCACTTTGGGAGTACAGAGTCCGAGGCTTgagccagggtctctccaccgacctggtctgccctctccaagTCGGTCGAGCGACCCTGGCTCGAGTGGAGGAGTTTTAGTTTCGTGCAGTCtcgttcacgagtgggggaagaatggaggtgagattgacaggcggatcggtgcagcgtctgcagtaatgtggtcgttgtatcggtccattgtggtgaagagggagctgagccgaaaggcgaagcttcTCGATTTACctgtcaatctacgttcccaccctcacctatggtcatgaactttgggtcatgaccgaaaggacaagatcccggatacaagcggctgaaatgagcttcctccgtagggtggctgggctcccttagagatagggtgaggagctcagtcacctgggaggagctcggagtagagccactactcctccacatcgagaggagcagctgaggaggctcagcacctctttaggatggaacctcctggacgcctccctagggaggtgttccgggcatgtcccaccaggaggagaccccgaggaagacctaggacacgctggactGAGTATGTcgctcggctggcctgggaatgccttgggatcctcccggaagagctggaggaagagtctgggtacaggaagtctgggcatctctgctgagactgctgccacCGCTGAtttggaataatgctttgttttcaagttctcaggaacacagtgtgaaggccgctctgttttgtctgaagtcacttggtcTAGAGACTGTCCCCTGAGAACCAACATGCTTTCACCTgagaaacagcgtctgctagtctcgtgagatctggCTATATGACATAGCATGgtcggaagtcatgccagagtcgggctggattctcctcggagcaacagccttgatctcagtcagctgatttgtgtgtgcttcctctgcagtcctgaataaatcctccttgggcagcatcaacaccttgactcgtcatctttggctctgattcaccaaaaattccacaacacccgcgacctggtcctggataagcggtggaaaatggattgatggatggagtccggggccccttgttcagggccgtctggtctctgtatgaccggagcaggagtctggtctgcattggCAGTAAGTccgacctgttcccggtgcatgtcggactccggcagggctgccgtttggcaccggttctgttcatcatttttatggacagaatttctaggtgcagccaggagccggagggggtccagttcggggaccacaggatttcatctctgctttttgcagatgatgttgtcctgttggcttcatcgaaccggGACCTACAGCACTGGGGCGCTgtgcagccaagtgtgaagcgatGGGGAAGAGGATCAGCACCttcaaatccgaggccatggtcctgccccggaagaaggtggtctgccctctccaggtcggtggagagactctggcccaagtggaggagtttaggTGTCTTGGATTTTTGTTTCTGGAGTGGGCTGCGGATgtagcgtgagattgacaggcggatcggtgcagcgtctccGGTAATgtggtcgttgtatcggtccgttgtggtgaagaaggagctgagccgaaaggcgaagctctcgatttactggcCAGTCTACGcccccagaagagctggaggaagagtctggggacaggaagtctgggcatccctactgagacccccgcgacccggtccaggataagtggtagaaaatggataaatggatggatggatggatggatggatggatggatggatggatggatggtgttaCCTCTGTGAGAAAAGTGGCCACTTTGTGTTCATCTGTCACTGCAGTGCACTACAGGAAGGACTGGGGACTGTATCAGTATCGCTCTCTGTTAGAACGGACAAACTATGGTGAAACAAACAGACCAAAAGAGCATATTGTCCTGGATGAGTTGCAGCGCACCAGACGCAACCAACAGCATCCATTCCAGTCGATGCCTGTTTTTCCACCTGATGCTTTTTTAATTGTGCCGCAGCGTGGCTAAAATGATTTGCAGAGTCTATTTTCTCTGCTTGCTGCAGCCGACAAGCGAGGAAGACGCTAAAAACATACTTTAACCGCTGAAACAGCCGCATCAGAGACGCATGTGGTGAGATGAGGTGCAGGACCACGGTGGCCCGGTCAGGGGAAAATGGAGGGAGAGGCTCGACAACTCAGACCCTGTGTCCAAAGTTTGggatcatttcactgaaaacaaccCAGTGAAACATGTTAAATGCAAACTGTGAAGCTCAGCTCTCAATTCCATGGCAGTGCCAAAACCTTCAACCCCGACGCCCCGGAGCCCTGGATCATCACGAACCGCAGAGAACACGCGGTTAAACACAAAGACTGATCGACTGGTCTAAAAAATAATCAATGGATTAGTAGACAACATAGTGATCAGCTGCAGCCCTGCTCGCCTCTGCCTGGATGTTTTCTAATCCTAACTGAACTTTTATCACAGTCTGAtttattgctgctgctgctgctgttacagtTTCTCAGGTTATAAAAGTTCTGTGTTATTTTTCcgggaaaaaacacacaaaacatgatCCCGAGAGCAGCTCATCGTAAAAACCACGGCGAATGACACAAACACGCCATTACGAGGCTTTACTGCCCGAATGTTTATTCCTTCCCTTCTCATGTTTTTCGTTATCTGGGTCGGACTCAAAGTTCACCTCATTATCGGTGTTTGTGCTCCGGGCAGCGTCGCTGGTCAAACAAGGCGAGCGGCTCAAACGTGAGAGCTTCCGCTGGAGAACATGGAGGAAACGCAGCCACAGGGTTTCATCCAGTCATGACAGAGGATTTATTCAGACACGCAGAATCAGGGGGAACACACTGGAACGGCAACACTTTGGTTACATTGTAGACGTCCGTTTCCGTGACAACAgagctcggagccactgaaaacacaactttttgaaaatgttccgtATCCAGAGGGGACGAGCAAAGACcacactttctgaaaacactgatactggtcctggtcctggtcctggtcctggccctggccctggtcctggtcctggtcctggtcctggccctggccctggtcctggtcctggtcctggtcctggccctggtcctgttGTCTGCTGCTACAGtaaatacttctgcacatgctcagtagatggtcAGTAACAAACATGGcgtcctccagagtgtcctgcCTCCTCGTCCATATTCTGGTTCTGTACCGGAGTCACCTGTAACAGCAGGTctgtccagaccagaccgggTCCCCGTGAGGGCCGGGGGCCATGAGGGGCCAACCCTCAGGCCGCTCAGATGAAAGTTTCTTTCATTATTGGCTTCATTACATCTAAAATGGTGACATCCTCCTCGTTCTGGACCACTGatccgtgcatgtgtgtgtgtgtgtgtgtgtgtgtgtgtggtttcattacaacaaCAAGCAAACAGGACTTTAgaagaacacaaaaacacacaaaaaaagaaggcGACATAAAACCCTGGCATGCCGTCTTCCAGCTGTCCAGCAGGCTGCTCTGGAGCTACtgagccagcagctgcaggtggctccgcccactggaGTTGGTGAGCGGGACCATCAGCACGGACGTTTTCTCTGTGGCGGCGCCGCCGGAGGGGGCGGATGTCAGGCGGAGGCGGGTGTTCATGCTGCGCTGCTCCAGACTCAGAGCTTCCTGCTTTCTGGAAAGATCCTGCAGCATGAGGGAGTGATGCAGCTTCATCTTCTGCAGGGAGAGCCTGACGGAGCagagagggtggaggtcagCTGATCACACAGGAAACACCCTCAACATCAAATTTAGACCGTTCAAGAAACTACACCACATGgtgaactttgatttttttttttataaaagtcTCCTTCACTTTTGGAGGACGGAGCCTTTTCGTCCCTTCAGGGCTCCTGTAGAGACCGTCCTCCCCAGAAAACCACCGCTGTGGTCGTCTGAGTTGGAGGACTCGTTGCTTCAGACACTCGCTTCCTGCTTCAGGCTGGGAGGAAGAAGAGCTCCGCCCATCTGGTTTCAGTTTGGTTAGAAGAGACAGGGGTGTGTGAGGAGGACTGACTGGG
Proteins encoded in this window:
- the LOC115409731 gene encoding free fatty acid receptor 3; translation: MPVTVLDCVALAVYCFTFLLGLPANALVLFVYVRKARKHGGTPNVVYALNLCLANLALVAWLPVKALETVLKDWRLPAAMCPVFSFFLYASLYGSCLFITAVTVGRYLSIAFPIIYKRYRRASLSCLVSAALWVVVLVHLGFGLVAEGDAHFVYVQDDGSSCFEHFNASQLEVLLPLRLEMAINLFFLPLAITSFCTLRCVTLVWRSNLPLAGKRRVLAVALSTLAVFVVCYAPYNASHVVGFVQKANVEWRNVAMLTSCCNVFLEPVVMLLLSPAMSRGILGRVCGRQSQLARSRRHRHRFKTTNIPAPTTLSEKSQAGAEVTKESHG